The window tagaaaggaaggtcttaaaagtaggactattaggcagtaccatatggctgaaaaagcaggcatgaggcagggttgggtttaaagaaattgttgaggaatgcgaaaacaggtttgtacctttaagggtggtaaggaatggtaaagacccaccttaatataatagagaaataataataataataataataataataataataataataataataataataatgttatttgctttacgtcccactaactactttttaaggtcttcggagacgccgaggtggcggaatttagtcccgcaggagttcttttccgtgccagtaaatctaccaacacggggctgtcatatttgagcaccttcaaataccaccggactgagccaggatcgaacctgccaagttggggttagaatgccagtgccttaaccgtctgagccactcagcccggcaatagacaaataaagagactaagaaggaggtgcagactggaaagaaatagagttagaaatggctgtggaagtaaggagaaattgaaggaacttactagaaaattgaatctagcaaagaaggcagctaaggataacatggtggcaagcataattggcagtcatacaaattttagtgaaaaatggaagggtatgtataggtattttaaggcagaaacaggttccaagaaggaaattccaggaataattaatgaacaaggggagtgtgtatgtgaggatcttcaagaagcagaaatattcagtcagcagtatgtaaagattgttggttacaaggataatgtcgagatagaggaggagactaatgctgaagaagtattaaaatttacattacatatgataacaataacatttacaataagatacaaaagttgaaaactagaaaagcggctggaattgatcagatttctggggatatactaaagacaatgggttgggatatagtaccatatctgaagtacttatttgattattgtttgattgaaggagctataccaaatgaatggagagttgctatagtaagtagccccagtgtataaaggaaagggtgatacacataaagctgaaatttacaggccagtaagtttgacgtgcattgtatgtaagctatgggaaggcattctttctgattatattagacaaatggttcatgtttgtgggttactgtattcatgtcctagttcgtgaaccatgggcaacggctgagtggcctagtaagtggtcctgagagtcgggataccacttgctatggaatgggagtgggcatctcggacatattctgaatcgtggccctccttgtgctcaggcggccaggactacacaattcactggtggtccataacccgttagaggagagatcctcacttggactatgtgcaagtagggcagcatcctgcttcatgaatttaccgagctcagaacactttaagcaagcctcggacctatgggagtaatggagtcccactcccatttgacaggcgagggactccttggaaacaacttggcgaacgaaatggaatttgatggggagctatcaatattaatggggcttatggaagaaagaaggtagaacttgctgagtcagcaaagaggatgcatctggatgtgctaggactaagggatattcgggtaaggggagataaggaggaagagataggagattatgaagtgtactttacgggtgttagaaagggaagggcagagtctgggatagggctctttatcaggaataccattgcacgcaacatagtttctgttaggcacgtaagtgagcgaatggtgtgggtagatttgtcagtgggaggaattaggacaagaattgtgtccgtgtattcaccatgtgagggtgcagatgaggatgaagttgacaagttttatgaagcattgagtgacatcgtggtcaggatcaacagcaaggatagaatagtgctaatgggcgatttcaatgcgggagttgggaatagaactgacggatacgaaagggtgattggtaaatgtggggaagatatggaagctaatgggaatgggaagcgtttgctggacttctgtgctagtatgggtttagctattacaaatacgttcttcaagcataaggctattcaccgctacacatgggaggctaggggtaccagatccataatagactatatcttaacagactttgaattcaggaaatcttttaggaatgtacgagtttttcggggatttttcgatgatacagaccattatctgatctgtagtgaactaagtatctctaggcctagggtagagaaagtgaaatctgtctgcaaacgaataagggtagaaaatctccaggatgaggaaattagacagaagtacatggatatgattagtgagaagtttcaaacagtagacagtaagcaggttcaggatatagaaagtgaatgggtggcatacagggagggatgctgtagtagaaacagcaagggaatgattaggaacaactgtgtgtaaagatgggaaaaggcgaacatcttggtggaatgatgaagtgagagcagcctgtaaacgtaacaagaaggcttatcagaaatggctccaaacaagggccgaggcagacagggatttgtacgtagatgaaagaaacagagcgaaacaaatagttgttgaatccaaaaagaagtcatgggaagattttggtaataacctggaaaagctaggtcaagcagcagggaaacctttctggacagtaataaagaatcttaggaagggagggaaaaaggaaatgaacagtgttttgagtaattcaggtgaactcataacagatcccagggaatcactggagaggtggagggaatattttgaacatcttctcaatataaaaggaaatcatcatggtggtgttgcaaacagtcaagctcatggggaggaggaaaatgatgttggtgaaattatgcttgaggaagtggaaaggatagtaaataaactccattgtcataaggcagcaggaatagatgaaattagacctgaaatggtgaagtatagtgggaaggcagggatgaaatggcttcaaagagtagtcaaattagcgtggagtgttggtaaggtaccttcagattggacaaaagcagtaattgcacctatctataagcaagggaacaggaaggattgcaacaactatcgaggtatctcattgattagtataccaggcaaagtattcacaggcatcttggaagggagggtgcgatcagtcgttgagaggaagttggatgaaaaccagtgtggtttcagaccacagagaggctgtcaggatcagatttttagtatgcgccaggtaattgaaaaatgctacgagaggaataggcagttatgtttatgtttcgtagatctagagaaagcatatgacagggtaccgagggaaaagatgttcgctatactgggggactatggaattaaaggtagattattaaaatcaatcaaaggcatttatgttgacaattgggcttcagtgagaattgatggtagaatgagttcttggttcagggtacttacaggagttatacaaggctgtaatctttcaccttcgctgtttgtagtttacatggatcatatgctgaaaggtataaaatggcagggagggattcagttaggtggaaatgtagtaagcagcctgacctatgctgacgacttggtcttaatggcagactgtgctgcaagcctgcagtctaacatcttggaacttgaaaataggtgcaatgagtatggtatgaaaattagcctctcaaagactaaattgatgtcagtaggtaagaaatccaacagaattgaatgtcagattggtgatacaaagctagaacaggtcgataatttcaagtatttaggttgtgtgttttcccaggatggtaatatagtgagattgaatcaaggtgtagtaaagctaatgcagtgagctcgcagttgcgatcagcagtattctgtaagaaggaagtcagctcccagacaaaactatctttacatcggtctgttttcagaccaactttgctttacgggagcgaaagctgggtggactcaggatatcgtattcataagttagaagtaacagacatgaaagtagcaagaatgattgctggtacaaacaggtggaaacaatggcaggagggaactcggaatgaggagataaaggctaatttaggaatgaactcgatggatgaagctgtacgcataaaccggcttcggtggtggggtcatgtgaggcgaatggaggaggataggttacctaggagaataatggactctgttatggagggtaagagaagtagagggagaccaagatgacgatggttagactctgtttctaacgatttaaagataagaggtataaaactaaatgaggccacaacactagttgcaaatcgaggattgtggcgacgtttagtaaattctcagaggcttgcagactgaacgctgaaaggcataacagtctataatgataatgtatgtatgtgtatgtttgtgaaattaataactggttcgatagaaggcagttcggttttaggaaaggttattccactgaagctcaacttgtaggattccagcaagatatagcagatatcttggattctggaggtcaaatggagtgtatcgcgattgacctgtctacagcatttgatagggtggatcatgggagactactggcaaaaatgagtgcaattggactagacaaaagagtgactgaatgggttgctatatttgtagaaaatagatctcagagaattagagtaggtgaagctttatccgactctgtaataattaagaggggaattcctcaaagcagtattatcggaccattatgttttcttatatatataaatgatatgagtaaaggagtggaatcagaggtaaggctttttgcggatgatgttattctctacagagtaataaataagttacaagattgtgagcaactgcagtgtgacctcgaagatgttgtgagatggacagcaggcaatggtatgatgataaacggggttaaaagtcaggttgtgagtttcacaaataggaaaagtcctctcagttttaattactgcgttgatggggtgaaagttccttttggggatcattgtaagtatctaggtgttaatataaggaaagatcttcattggggtaatcacataaatgggattgtaaataaagggtacagatctctgcacatggttatgagggtgtttaggggtagtaaggatgtaaaggagagtgcatataagtctctggtaagaccccaactagagtatggttccagtgtatgggaccctcaccaggattacctgattcaagaactggaaaaaatctaaagaaaagcagcttgatttgttctgggtgatttccgacaaaagagtagcgttacaaaaatgttgcaaagtttgggttgggagaaaatgagagaaagaagaagagctgctcgactaagtggtatattccgagctgtcagcggagagaaggcgtggattgacattagtagacgaataagtttgagtggcgtttataaaagtacgaaagatcacaatatgaagataaagttggaatccaagaggacaaactagggcaaataatcatttataggaaggggagttagggattggaataacttaccaagggagacgttcaataaatttccaatttctttgaaatcatttaggaaaatgctaggaaaacaacagatagggaatgtgctacctgggcgactgccctaaatgcagatcagtattgattgattaattgattgctGTGTGACTTCAGGCATACActatacgtactagtactgttgttgtttacacagtaaaaccaaactatagaattcatgctgggaacaagattcagatcgaaaaatgttatataatgttatataaagtgtgtatgacacagttgttggcttaagataataaaggtttagaaaattcatatcgatcaatcatattatcgattcaattcggatttcattttcattcagttggcagtattaccggaaccgtgagagatccctccttactccaccccccgtacaaagaaatatcgctaaaaggtgcgcggacgaTACACATACTGACATCCATGTCTGCATATGACAAATACAAACAAAAGATTTTGATTTACATTGAAAATTACGTGAAGATTATATTAGACTACATTACGCTACAGAAGATGCAAGTCAATGTAAGGATTACCAGTAGCCTACTTCAATTTCATTGAATTAGAATTTCAATAACAGAAAGCTTTATCATTCAGAAGAGGAAAACGACTCAATCATGAAAAAAATCTGCACGCCAAAAGGACCTTCATAAATCACCAGGATGATCAAAACCGGTAGTTTAAAGAAATAGATATCTTAATTTCATGAAACGCTTACAGATTTCTTGATATTAAAACAGAAAGTGCACCAATGAAAAGTCAAGCACAAACTTTTAAAGCTgaacatttgaaaagtatgttaacAGCTAAAAGGCAAAATACTGCAGTCTGGATTTGGCTtgaagtttttttatttatttaaaaagaaGCCTATATGAATCTTAATTATATATCACATGCTTTTTCTgtatatttaaatatcttcaaaagGGGTAAAATACATTTGCATTGTTCACTGTACAAGCTTGCATAACGCTGAAATATACTgctaattaaataaaaattttacatTTCAATTCACAACTATAACATTACAATGCTCTTAATTCCTCTCCAGTTCTTGTTTATTGAAGATCTGGGAGCTAGTCAAATATTCTATCTAGCAACAACTGGTGCTCGTAGCACCAAAATTTATGATTACTATGAAAAATTTATAGCAAGGCAAATGCTGGCCAATGAAAGACAAATGCTCACTTTCATTAATAGCAATGGTCAATGAGTATTTTACCAGAAAAGGTAATACAAACTAATGTCTATTCTCAGATAAACTTTCTATTAATTCCTTAAGTTCACTTCTTTTTGTGTTAACCATTATTGGTTTGATAAGTCCAGCACCTTTAACTTTACCATTTCTGGCACTGTAGTTAGCAATGTGATCAACATTACATAATAAATGAATCCCACAATCATAACAATTGTTCTGTTGTAAACAATCCGTTTCGATAAATTCCATTTCTATCGACATGTACTTTGATAAATTGGTGGCTAACTTCCACGCTTGATCACAATTATGTCCAGCAGATGAATCATAATGAAAGAACATGTTTTCTGGCTTGCTGTATACAAGTAAACTCCAATGTGTTCCACCAGGCTTTTCAGTCATCTCACAGTCATTTACAGCAAAAAAACAAAACTGATGTTGCTTTAATTTGAGCGGTTCTAGAAACACTGTCAAGTCTCTCCAATGACTTACTTTAAGACACTGAGTAACCTCAGGTCCAATAAATAAAAATCTACGATCACCTTCATAGGCAACGTTTTCTAGATATTCAAAGTAAAAGCTGATGATGGAGTCATTCAGCCAGTATGGTCCATCAAGTAGATCAACATCGGACTGGTGCAGTAAAGTGTCATGGAAGTTGAGAACCACAGGATCCATTGGCTCAGAATGGCAAAAGCTTTCACAGCAACTGACGGCAATTATACTgggaaataaaagaaataaattactgTAGCATTCTTCCTCGgtagatatgaacattttaaaACTAAAACAAGTAAGGTTAACAAAATAGGAATGATTAGGTACCTCTGACATATTTTGCACCAGTAATCATAACCCCGGCGAATACATCTCGTCGTTATGTCCAAACCATAATCTCTCTGTGAATTATACCTACGTTACTCTAGTAAGTACACATTAACTGCAATAACTGTCAGATTCTCATTTCCATCCTTCATTTATTTCACAGTGATATATCGAGCTTAACAATTCAAAATCGATTGATAATACGGTCAAAAATACATACCGTTGCACCATATCTTGAATGGCAGTAAGGTACAACTCAACTCACTACGTTTGTTTTATTAAAAAAAATCAACTCTCAAGTTGTGAAGGGCAATGAGCCATTTTGCAATGAGCTGTCAAGGATGGTCGTGTCCCGTAACAGTCACAACAGCCATGTCCATGCGACAAGAATTATGTAGTGATAAAATGGAATGGGAAGACTGACTTCAAACATTACGAATTGGAGCCCAATTTTACAAAAGTAAAGAcgttaaataatttgaagaatatcAAGCTATTGCCCTACTACACTCATGAGTGCATGGTTTCACTGACGTTTCATCGTACTCGCTTTCACCTGGCGATAATTATTTTGTGCATGTGCGTGTCTGGAACATGTACCTAACAAAGTCCGTGTTCATGGGTGAAGAATCGTCCCGCATATGAGTGTTACGCATATATTATGAGAATATTTATGTTTGTATGAGGTGTGTTTTATGTATAATAAACGTAATATGATGAAAATAGTTTAAATGCGGGGCAATTTACCTTGTGGGATAGTGAAACTCGGCTACACCTGATTCGTGCTGCTACCTGGCAGCCATCTTATCTTTGCTCCAATTATTACACAGCACAAGTAGCctgagtgaattttttttttttttttgtgcttgtAAGGCATGAAGAAATGTTGAAATCTAATGCTAATGGACTGTTTATGGTGTTAATTTCTTAAATGGCTTTCCATTGACGAGGAATGTTAAATTGTGTAAGTATATTTTGTCTTTATATTCCAATTTAGGTTATTTTTGTGTAGCCCACTGGATAACGCACTGAATTGACAGATCACACTGATCACAATTGCAAAATTACAACTTAATTTATTAGTTGTTTCGTAAGACGATACTTCGTTCTTCCAGTATGGAGTAAATAAAGCTGATCGTTGACGTGATGTGCATGTCGAAACCAAACTACCATGGAGACTAACGTTTATTTAAATTAGCCTACAGGATAATGAATTAATCTAGGCCTACTATCATTTTTTACTGTGGGTCCTATCCGCACGATGGAGTAATGTACAAGTCACTACCAACTTACTTTGTTGGGCCCCCTGTATATTATGCACTTTTGTTACCAATGTGTATTCCTTAACCCCCCTCCCCCAATCTGTTCTCCTCTTGAAATATATAAATGTAATATAGGTCAGTTCGGAAACAAGTTAAGGGTACTTAAAATGGGATTTTGTGG is drawn from Anabrus simplex isolate iqAnaSimp1 chromosome 1, ASM4041472v1, whole genome shotgun sequence and contains these coding sequences:
- the LOC136858789 gene encoding sentrin-specific protease 8 isoform X2, translating into MDPVVLNFHDTLLHQSDVDLLDGPYWLNDSIISFYFEYLENVAYEGDRRFLFIGPEVTQCLKVSHWRDLTVFLEPLKLKQHQFCFFAVNDCEMTEKPGGTHWSLLVYSKPENMFFHYDSSAGHNCDQAWKLATNLSKYMSIEMEFIETDCLQQNNCYDCGIHLLCNVDHIANYSARNGKVKGAGLIKPIMVNTKRSELKELIESLSENRH
- the LOC136858789 gene encoding sentrin-specific protease 8 isoform X1, producing the protein MVQRIIAVSCCESFCHSEPMDPVVLNFHDTLLHQSDVDLLDGPYWLNDSIISFYFEYLENVAYEGDRRFLFIGPEVTQCLKVSHWRDLTVFLEPLKLKQHQFCFFAVNDCEMTEKPGGTHWSLLVYSKPENMFFHYDSSAGHNCDQAWKLATNLSKYMSIEMEFIETDCLQQNNCYDCGIHLLCNVDHIANYSARNGKVKGAGLIKPIMVNTKRSELKELIESLSENRH